A window from Ictalurus furcatus strain D&B chromosome 16, Billie_1.0, whole genome shotgun sequence encodes these proteins:
- the sytl2a gene encoding uncharacterized protein sytl2a isoform X1, with protein sequence MIDLSYLTEDEQEMILSVLKRDAELKHKEEQRIKKLQKTERDRSKLKYLTGEWFYETKSNRHRDKIPGSDIIRASMTCRKPVTIMELTQIWPGKSSFLKCESKDIYIPPELSGLIGEASSAYDNREDHYQGAECKPSTHPQTKARQNPFNSKPIGLDSPVKTDGHLQTDVKIQQIPGNSHQVPADQQPAVESLSSPPKPYRASQIPAEDHHEDLAEPHSSQVSEPSDSLVEQGKVNQLSTETQCHTLTEEDECSISKVLGWVGMMSKGNERPGVQEEQNREGPACSGTPHTENASHTRTEIKAKPSPKLRMGLLGLFLGKDRVETSEYLLDKDDMDYVRRPDGKQDNIILGCSAQNSASGLNFVTGELEANPCLSMIDDRSDNLADDYIQRRESLYQDEGSQNRHASLISFWESRNKEPKVLSIKKKETNENKVSDRKISKVEFYLSPPKAKNFDYTDICESYKGSSESHNQTRHNISVKPFVEEKTSSCDTGQKPHEHGLEIESTTESLNSPTKQMHIYKLKEIYSPVLSVRKAITERTTSTSPNRVESPETSSSFSNRELGELKASSKGKLSQRSKRVTVNSPLDDTDRTSYNRSPFKTCMLGSDERIKFSSVSYPIRNIGSVSQDHSDQSTGDTMKILEQSRILSPRHMPKIMPRGLYPVKEFRMVGSPNQRLRAFPIDINPTEKTHLKGLEHTPRGQTRYPHGLSSPGKDGNLLAERLEQHILSLPGNTSERNIQYQLTSPHSPPCFGSSQAPGTICIGNVNSKQTSQVHPLPVSQGQTSVQLITSPDHHRKTTTKRSVEGIKDVIPVVLTKQMQLDGLQCKTSVHLSCQHPLSLAESTHVSGFSDQPDKQEWAGVHVCESSQHMSPSRKSQPESVITPDSSSSTSAEAWSLSRTSSACEH encoded by the exons ATGATTGACTTGAGCTACCTGACAGAGGACGAGCAGGAGATGATCCTGTCGGTTCTGAAGAGAGATGCTGAGCTGAAACATAAAGAAGAGCAGCGAATCAA AAAGCTGCAGAAGACCGAGCGAGACAGGAGCAAACTGAAGTACCTGACAGGAGAATGGTTTTACGAGACCAAGtcaaacagacacagagacaagaTACCTGGCTCCGACATCATTAGAGCCTCCATGACATGCAGGAAACCTGTGACTATAA TGGAGCTCACACAGATCTGGCCAGGAAAGTCTAGCTTTTTGAAATGCGAGAGCAAGGACATCTATATCCCACCAGAACTGTCTGGATTAATAGGGGAAGCGTCATCTGCATATGATAACAG GGAGGATCACTACCAAGGGGCAGAATGTAAACCTTCCACACACCCTCAGACAAAG gCTAGACAGAATCCTTTCAACAGTAAGCCCATAGGGTTAGACTCTCCTGTAAAGACAGATGGACATTTGCAAACTGATGTAAAGATCCAACAGATACCAGGGAACTCGCACCAGGTTCCTGCAGATCAGCAGCCAGCAGTGGAGTCACTGTCATCACCACCTAAACCGTACCGGGCATCACAGATCCCTGCTGAGG ATCATCATGAGGATCTTGCTGAGCCTCATTCCTCGCAGGTGTCTGAGCCCTCTGACTCTCTTGTAGAACAAGGTAAGGTCAATCAACTCAGCACAGAGACCCAATGCCATACGTTAACAGAGGAGGATGAATGCTCCATCAGTAAGGTACTTGGGTGGGTTGGAATGATGTCCAAAGGAAACGAAAGGCCTGGTGTTCAAGAGGAGCAGAACAGAGAAGGTCCTGCGTGTTCTGGTACTCCACACACAGAAAATGCATCTCACACTCggacagaaataaaagcaaaaccCTCACCAAAACTTAGGATGGGTCTACTTGGGCTGTTTTTAGGAAAAGACAGAGTTGAGACTTCGGAATATTTGCTAGATAAAGATGATATGGATTATGTGCGTCGACCTGATGGCAAACAAGACAACATAATTTTAGGATGTTCTGCACAAAATTCTGCTTCTGGACTGAACTTTGTAACAGGAGAACTTGAAGCAAATCCATGTCTTTCTATGATAGATGATAGATCGGACAACTTAGCTGATGACTACATCCAACGAAGAGAGAGTCTATACCAAGATGAAGGATCACAAAATCGACATGCCAGCCTGATATCTTTTTGGGAGAGCAGGAACAAAGAGCCAAAAGTATTGAGtatcaaaaaaaaagagaccaaTGAGAACAAAGTGTCAGACCGAAAGATATCAAAGGTAGAGTTTTACTTAAGCCCACCAAAAGCAAAAAATTTCGATTATACAGATATTTGTGAGTCATATAAAGGTTCTTCTGAGTCACATAATCAAACCAGACATAACATTTCTGTTAAACCATTTGTTGAGGAGAAAACGTCATCTTGCGATACTGGTCAGAAGCCACATGAGCATGGACTTGAAATTGAAAGCACGACTGAGTCACTGAATTCACCAACTAAacaaatgcatatatataaactaaaggAAATTTATTCTCCTGTGCTGTCAGTCAGAAAGGCTATTACTGAGCGGACCACTTCTACCAGCCCAAATCGAGTGGAAAGTCCTGAGACAAGTAGCTCCTTTTCAAACAGAGAGCTTGGTGAGTTAAAGGCTTCATCAAAGGGGAAACTCAGTCAACGTTCCAAAAGAGTCACTGTAAATAGTCCTCTAGATGACACAGATAGGACATCATACAATAGATCTCCATTTAAGACGTGCATGTTAGGTTCAGACGAACGCATTAAGTTCAGTTCAGTATCATACCCCATCAGAAATATCGGCTCAGTCTCTCAGGATCACAGTGACCAGTCAACAGGTGATACAATGAAAATCCTAGAGCAATCCAGAATACTCAGCCCAAGACACATGCCGAAAATAATGCCTAGAGGTTTATATCCAGTCAAGGAGTTTAGAATGGTTGGGTCCCCCAACCAAAGGCTGAGAGCCTTTCCTATAGATATCAATCCAACTGAGAAGACACACTTGAAAGGTTTGGAACACACACCCAGAGGACAGACCAGGTATCCACATGGACTGTCAAGTCCTGGGAAAGATGGGAACTTGCTGGCTGAGAGGCTAGAGCAGCATATCCTGTCTTTACCAGGAAATACATCTGAGAGAAACATACAGTACCAGCTTACATCTCCACACTCTCCACCATGCTTTGGAAGTTCCCAGGCTCCAGGAACAATCTGCATAGGCAACGTCAATAGTAAACAGACTAGTCAAGTCCATCCCTTACCTGTTTCACAAGGACAAACCTCTGTACAGCTGATAACATCACCTGATCACCATAGAAAGACCACTACTAAAAGATCTGTTGAAGGTATTAAAGATGTAATACCAGTAGTGCTCACCAAACAAATGCAGCTGGATGGCTTGCAGTGCAAAACTTCCGTTCATCTGAGCTGTCAGCATCCCCTAAGCTTAGCTGAGTCCACACACGTATCTGGGTTTTCAGACCAACCAGACAAGCAAGAGTGGGCTGGAGTACATGTGTGCGAGAGTTCTCAACACATGTCACCCTCTCGAAAATCCCAGCCTGAGTCTGTGATCACCCCTGACTCCTCCAGCAGCACATCAGCTGAAGCCTGGTCTTTGTCTCGGACAAGTTCAGCCTGTGAGCACTAA
- the sytl2a gene encoding uncharacterized protein sytl2a isoform X3, with the protein MCCVFAGAAGAKISQSQSESHSPCTHTHNHHEDLAEPHSSQVSEPSDSLVEQGKVNQLSTETQCHTLTEEDECSISKVLGWVGMMSKGNERPGVQEEQNREGPACSGTPHTENASHTRTEIKAKPSPKLRMGLLGLFLGKDRVETSEYLLDKDDMDYVRRPDGKQDNIILGCSAQNSASGLNFVTGELEANPCLSMIDDRSDNLADDYIQRRESLYQDEGSQNRHASLISFWESRNKEPKVLSIKKKETNENKVSDRKISKVEFYLSPPKAKNFDYTDICESYKGSSESHNQTRHNISVKPFVEEKTSSCDTGQKPHEHGLEIESTTESLNSPTKQMHIYKLKEIYSPVLSVRKAITERTTSTSPNRVESPETSSSFSNRELGELKASSKGKLSQRSKRVTVNSPLDDTDRTSYNRSPFKTCMLGSDERIKFSSVSYPIRNIGSVSQDHSDQSTGDTMKILEQSRILSPRHMPKIMPRGLYPVKEFRMVGSPNQRLRAFPIDINPTEKTHLKGLEHTPRGQTRYPHGLSSPGKDGNLLAERLEQHILSLPGNTSERNIQYQLTSPHSPPCFGSSQAPGTICIGNVNSKQTSQVHPLPVSQGQTSVQLITSPDHHRKTTTKRSVEGIKDVIPVVLTKQMQLDGLQCKTSVHLSCQHPLSLAESTHVSGFSDQPDKQEWAGVHVCESSQHMSPSRKSQPESVITPDSSSSTSAEAWSLSRTSSACEH; encoded by the exons atgtgttgtgtttttgctgGAGCGGCCGGCGCGAAGATCTCACAGTCACAGTCAGAGTCACACAGtccttgcacacacacacaca ATCATCATGAGGATCTTGCTGAGCCTCATTCCTCGCAGGTGTCTGAGCCCTCTGACTCTCTTGTAGAACAAGGTAAGGTCAATCAACTCAGCACAGAGACCCAATGCCATACGTTAACAGAGGAGGATGAATGCTCCATCAGTAAGGTACTTGGGTGGGTTGGAATGATGTCCAAAGGAAACGAAAGGCCTGGTGTTCAAGAGGAGCAGAACAGAGAAGGTCCTGCGTGTTCTGGTACTCCACACACAGAAAATGCATCTCACACTCggacagaaataaaagcaaaaccCTCACCAAAACTTAGGATGGGTCTACTTGGGCTGTTTTTAGGAAAAGACAGAGTTGAGACTTCGGAATATTTGCTAGATAAAGATGATATGGATTATGTGCGTCGACCTGATGGCAAACAAGACAACATAATTTTAGGATGTTCTGCACAAAATTCTGCTTCTGGACTGAACTTTGTAACAGGAGAACTTGAAGCAAATCCATGTCTTTCTATGATAGATGATAGATCGGACAACTTAGCTGATGACTACATCCAACGAAGAGAGAGTCTATACCAAGATGAAGGATCACAAAATCGACATGCCAGCCTGATATCTTTTTGGGAGAGCAGGAACAAAGAGCCAAAAGTATTGAGtatcaaaaaaaaagagaccaaTGAGAACAAAGTGTCAGACCGAAAGATATCAAAGGTAGAGTTTTACTTAAGCCCACCAAAAGCAAAAAATTTCGATTATACAGATATTTGTGAGTCATATAAAGGTTCTTCTGAGTCACATAATCAAACCAGACATAACATTTCTGTTAAACCATTTGTTGAGGAGAAAACGTCATCTTGCGATACTGGTCAGAAGCCACATGAGCATGGACTTGAAATTGAAAGCACGACTGAGTCACTGAATTCACCAACTAAacaaatgcatatatataaactaaaggAAATTTATTCTCCTGTGCTGTCAGTCAGAAAGGCTATTACTGAGCGGACCACTTCTACCAGCCCAAATCGAGTGGAAAGTCCTGAGACAAGTAGCTCCTTTTCAAACAGAGAGCTTGGTGAGTTAAAGGCTTCATCAAAGGGGAAACTCAGTCAACGTTCCAAAAGAGTCACTGTAAATAGTCCTCTAGATGACACAGATAGGACATCATACAATAGATCTCCATTTAAGACGTGCATGTTAGGTTCAGACGAACGCATTAAGTTCAGTTCAGTATCATACCCCATCAGAAATATCGGCTCAGTCTCTCAGGATCACAGTGACCAGTCAACAGGTGATACAATGAAAATCCTAGAGCAATCCAGAATACTCAGCCCAAGACACATGCCGAAAATAATGCCTAGAGGTTTATATCCAGTCAAGGAGTTTAGAATGGTTGGGTCCCCCAACCAAAGGCTGAGAGCCTTTCCTATAGATATCAATCCAACTGAGAAGACACACTTGAAAGGTTTGGAACACACACCCAGAGGACAGACCAGGTATCCACATGGACTGTCAAGTCCTGGGAAAGATGGGAACTTGCTGGCTGAGAGGCTAGAGCAGCATATCCTGTCTTTACCAGGAAATACATCTGAGAGAAACATACAGTACCAGCTTACATCTCCACACTCTCCACCATGCTTTGGAAGTTCCCAGGCTCCAGGAACAATCTGCATAGGCAACGTCAATAGTAAACAGACTAGTCAAGTCCATCCCTTACCTGTTTCACAAGGACAAACCTCTGTACAGCTGATAACATCACCTGATCACCATAGAAAGACCACTACTAAAAGATCTGTTGAAGGTATTAAAGATGTAATACCAGTAGTGCTCACCAAACAAATGCAGCTGGATGGCTTGCAGTGCAAAACTTCCGTTCATCTGAGCTGTCAGCATCCCCTAAGCTTAGCTGAGTCCACACACGTATCTGGGTTTTCAGACCAACCAGACAAGCAAGAGTGGGCTGGAGTACATGTGTGCGAGAGTTCTCAACACATGTCACCCTCTCGAAAATCCCAGCCTGAGTCTGTGATCACCCCTGACTCCTCCAGCAGCACATCAGCTGAAGCCTGGTCTTTGTCTCGGACAAGTTCAGCCTGTGAGCACTAA